The Halobaculum magnesiiphilum genome contains the following window.
GAGTACGTCCACGCGCTCGTGGTCGACCTGGCGGAACGGTACGAGGACGAGGTCGAGCCCGAATCCTCGGCAGGGTCGGATGGGGGGCTTCGACGCGAACTCCTCGACGAGAACAAGTGGCGCGCGATCCGGCACGGCCGCGACGCGTCGTTCGTCGACCGCGACGGCGACTCGCAGGTCGACCTGGCGGGCGTCGTCGACCGCGAGAGCGACCGGCTCGGCGTCGAGGGGCTTCGATACCTCCTCGACCGGGAGTCCGGGGCGTCGAGACAGCGGCGCATCCGCGAGCGCGAGGGGCTCGACGGACTGTGTCGCGACCTGCTGATCGACGAGCACGACGCGTAGGCGTGGCGAACGCGGGTGCGTTCGCTCCCGACCGGTTCGCCCGCCGACGGGGTTTTCCCTGCGGAGTTCTGACCGCCGAAATGGGACACATGGCAACCGACGAGGCCCCCGATGACGGCGACGAGGCGGACGGCGCCGACGACGAGGACGCCCCGCGAACGGAGCTTCGCGAGGCCGCACAGCGCCTCGAATCGGGCGCGGCGGACGTCGCCGACGGCTTCGACGAGCGCATCGTCGACCTGTTGGCGTGGCTGCTGGACACCGAGACGCGGGCCCGGATCTACGTGTTCCTCCGCGAGCAACCCGGGTCCACGAGCGAGGAGGTCGCCGACGGCACCGGGCTGTACCCCAGCACCGTTCGCGAGGCGCTCGCGGAGTTGCACGACGAGGAGACGGTCACCCGGACGAAGCGGGAGTCCGCCGGCGCGGGAAACAACCCCTACGAGTACGAGGCGATCGATCCCGCCGCGCTCGTCGAGGGCGCGGTCGGGCAGGTGCAGGACCAGCTGAACGCCGTGTTCACGCTCGACTCGCGACTCTCGGGCGACGCGGAGTCGGCGGACGCGACCGACGAACCGGTCCGGATCTCGGTCGAGACAGAACGGGACGACGGGTAACGTCGCTTTTAGGTGTCGGGGCATCCACGGCCGGGTATGAACGTCGCGCTGGGCGGGACATTCGACCCGGTCCACGACGGCCACCGCGCGCTATTCGAGCGCGCGTTCGAGCTCGGGGACCTCACCGTCGGCCTCACCTCCGACGAGCTGGCCCCGAAGACACGTCACACGGACCGCTACGTCCGCCCGTTCGCCGAGCGAAAGCGCGACCTCGACGACGAACTCGCGCCGCTCGCGGCCGAACACGACCGCGAGTACGAGATCCGCGAGCTCACGAAGCCGACCGGGATCGCCGTCGAGCCGGGCTTCGACGCGCTGATCGTCTCCCCGGAGACGCAGTCGGGGGCCGAGCGCGTCAACGAGATCCGCGAGCAGAAGGGGCTGCCGAGCCTCCGGATCGAGATCGTCGATCACGTGCCCGCCGAGGACGGCGACCGGATCTCCTCGACCCGGATCGTCCGCGGCGAGATCGACCGCCACGGGAACCTCACGCCCGAGCGCGAGGGTCGCGGGACCGAACCGCCGGACGCGGAGTGACGGGGCGATGCCCGATGTCGACGCCGCGGTCGACTGGCTGACCCGGCGCTCGCGGGCGACGCAGCTGATCCTCGTCGGCCTCGTCGCGCTGCTGCTCGGCTATCAGGCGATCCGGTTCGGCGGGCGGGACCCGGGAAGCGAACTCGCATACGTGGGCGGCGCGCTGTTTCTCCTCGGGCAACTGGTCGGCTTCACGGGGCTAGCGTTGCTCGCGTATCGACTGCTCACGGAGTAGCCGGACACGCATCGCCACCCGCGCGAAGGAGAGCCCTACGTTCCTACCACGACGGCGGGCGGAAGCCGGCGTCCTCCAGCACGCCCTTCCAGTGCTGCTGAACCGAGAGACGGGTCACGTCCATCGCGTCGGCGACGGCGGTCTGCGGGCGCTCGTCGCCGGCGATGAGCGCGCCGGCGTACAGTGCGGCCGCGGCCATCGCGGGCTTCGACCGGTCCTCCTCGGGGACGGCCGAGAGGAACATGTCGGTCGCGTTCGAACGGGCCTCCGCGGACAGCTCCAGCGACTCGGCGGCCCGGTGGAGCCGCGAGAGCCACTCCTCGTGTTCCACCTCGTCGCTGGCGCGGTACACGCTGACGGGTTCGGGGTGGGCGGACATAAATCGTCGCCCGGGTCCGACAGCTACTTACGGCGATTCGGGATACTGTGTGGCGAGCGCGGGTAGCCAAGCCAGGCCAACGGCGCAGCGCTTAGGACGCTGTCCTGTAGAGGTCCGCCGGTTCGAATCCGGTCCCGCGCAGTGCGAGGTCGAACGAAGTGAGACCTCGACGGGCGAACGGGGAACGTAGTGACCCGTGAGCTGTGAGGAGCGAAGCGACGAACGAGCAGGCACGGATACGAACCCTGGGAGTCGTCGACCTCCGAACGCAAGACGGCCGCATGACGCTGCCGAAACCGATATGAACGCGCCCCGAAACGTTCACACAATGACTTCCTCGGCCGACCTCCTCGCCGACCTCGTCGCGGACGTCGACGGGGTGTTCCTCTTCGCACCGACCGGATCGACGTACGAGGACTACCGCGAAGTCGACGGGGAGCCGGCCGTCGTCGTCGCGCCGGAGAACGACCACGACGCCGAGCGCTACGTGGAGCTTCCGCTGGAGTTCGACAACGTGCGCGACCGGATCCGCTTCGGCGTCGAGGGCGCGATGGATCAGGGATACTGCGCGGAGGGCGACGTGGTCGCGTGCGCCGTCGGCGTGTTCG
Protein-coding sequences here:
- a CDS encoding helix-turn-helix domain-containing protein, which gives rise to MATDEAPDDGDEADGADDEDAPRTELREAAQRLESGAADVADGFDERIVDLLAWLLDTETRARIYVFLREQPGSTSEEVADGTGLYPSTVREALAELHDEETVTRTKRESAGAGNNPYEYEAIDPAALVEGAVGQVQDQLNAVFTLDSRLSGDAESADATDEPVRISVETERDDG
- a CDS encoding phosphopantetheine adenylyltransferase, giving the protein MNVALGGTFDPVHDGHRALFERAFELGDLTVGLTSDELAPKTRHTDRYVRPFAERKRDLDDELAPLAAEHDREYEIRELTKPTGIAVEPGFDALIVSPETQSGAERVNEIREQKGLPSLRIEIVDHVPAEDGDRISSTRIVRGEIDRHGNLTPEREGRGTEPPDAE
- a CDS encoding transcription initiation factor IIB family protein, which produces MYRASDEVEHEEWLSRLHRAAESLELSAEARSNATDMFLSAVPEEDRSKPAMAAAALYAGALIAGDERPQTAVADAMDVTRLSVQQHWKGVLEDAGFRPPSW